The Neodiprion fabricii isolate iyNeoFabr1 chromosome 4, iyNeoFabr1.1, whole genome shotgun sequence genome window below encodes:
- the LOC124181235 gene encoding uncharacterized protein LOC124181235 isoform X2 → MGFIEDELQEVSKLCHNVVEGSRIVSCFQTMVRIEITKTSFKKIIVCAQFPEDYPKTPLLIELKSKTLSENLLAGLTNVCEQECKKILGKAQVLPVLKFVSNFIHENSLCCCYDEISALKKLLGERDKLQLKQKSSYINLKVYQGLYYFKTKILVPDNYPEISVSLEEIDTNFPPVFTRHLVGQGRELGRRCVEPPLKKLPNQPMFKPSPSLCKVVSFLIRSAKTLPNQHCQLCRDACLPQNPEDAVIDETADLHIERLYCSHLFHQQCLITYMKTPPFHGFGYWKDKKKEKT, encoded by the exons ATGGGATTTATTGAAGATGAATTGCAAGAGGTTTCCAAACTTTGTCACAATGTGGTCGAAGGTAGCCGAATCGTTTCCTGCTTCCAAACTATGGTTCGGATCGAAATAAC AAAGACGTCATTTAAGAAAATCATTGTATGTGCTCAATTTCCGGAAGATTATCCCAAAACTCCGTTGCTGATTGAATTGAAGAGTAAAACTCTGTCTGAAAATCTGCTGGCTGGCTTGACCAATGTGTGCGAACaggagtgtaaaaaaatcttggGAAAAGCTCAG GTCCTGCCTGTTTTGAAGTTTGTCAGCAATTTTATCCACGAAAATTCACTCTGCTGTTGTTACGACGAAATATCTGCATTGAAAAAGCTTCTTGGAGAACGCGACAAACTGCAGTTGAAACAGAAAAGTTCCTATATCAACTTGAAGGTTTATCAAGgactttattattttaagACAAAAATATTGGTCCCTGACAATTATCCTGAAATTTCAGTTAG TTTGGAAGAGATCGACACTAACTTCCCACCTGTTTTCACCCGTCATTTAGTTGGGCAGGGCAGAGAACTCGGCAGAAGATGTGTCGAACCTCCGTTAAAGAAGCTCCCTAATCAACCGATGTTCAAACCTTCGCCCTCTCTCTGCAAAGTTGTATCTTTTCTCATAAG ATCTGCCAAGACTCTTCCAAACCAGCATTGTCAGCTCTGCAGAGATGCTTGTCTTCCTCAGAATCCGGAGGATGCGGTAATCGACGAGACGGCAGATTTGCACATCGAGAGGCTGTACTGCAGCCACTTATTCCATCAGCAATGCCTCATAACGTATATGAAAACTCCTCCATTTCACG GATTTGGTTATTGGaaggataaaaagaaagagaagactTAA
- the LOC124181235 gene encoding uncharacterized protein LOC124181235 isoform X1 has product MGFIEDELQEVSKLCHNVVEGSRIVSCFQTMVRIEITKTSFKKIIVCAQFPEDYPKTPLLIELKSKTLSENLLAGLTNVCEQECKKILGKAQVLPVLKFVSNFIHENSLCCCYDEISALKKLLGERDKLQLKQKSSYINLKVYQGLYYFKTKILVPDNYPEISVSLEEIDTNFPPVFTRHLVGQGRELGRRCVEPPLKKLPNQPMFKPSPSLCKVVSFLIRSAKTLPNQHCQLCRDACLPQNPEDAVIDETADLHIERLYCSHLFHQQCLITYMKTPPFHGGKKCPGCGQRVYHDKWAVSERLAEDRWAHEQARVRELAEVADFFE; this is encoded by the exons ATGGGATTTATTGAAGATGAATTGCAAGAGGTTTCCAAACTTTGTCACAATGTGGTCGAAGGTAGCCGAATCGTTTCCTGCTTCCAAACTATGGTTCGGATCGAAATAAC AAAGACGTCATTTAAGAAAATCATTGTATGTGCTCAATTTCCGGAAGATTATCCCAAAACTCCGTTGCTGATTGAATTGAAGAGTAAAACTCTGTCTGAAAATCTGCTGGCTGGCTTGACCAATGTGTGCGAACaggagtgtaaaaaaatcttggGAAAAGCTCAG GTCCTGCCTGTTTTGAAGTTTGTCAGCAATTTTATCCACGAAAATTCACTCTGCTGTTGTTACGACGAAATATCTGCATTGAAAAAGCTTCTTGGAGAACGCGACAAACTGCAGTTGAAACAGAAAAGTTCCTATATCAACTTGAAGGTTTATCAAGgactttattattttaagACAAAAATATTGGTCCCTGACAATTATCCTGAAATTTCAGTTAG TTTGGAAGAGATCGACACTAACTTCCCACCTGTTTTCACCCGTCATTTAGTTGGGCAGGGCAGAGAACTCGGCAGAAGATGTGTCGAACCTCCGTTAAAGAAGCTCCCTAATCAACCGATGTTCAAACCTTCGCCCTCTCTCTGCAAAGTTGTATCTTTTCTCATAAG ATCTGCCAAGACTCTTCCAAACCAGCATTGTCAGCTCTGCAGAGATGCTTGTCTTCCTCAGAATCCGGAGGATGCGGTAATCGACGAGACGGCAGATTTGCACATCGAGAGGCTGTACTGCAGCCACTTATTCCATCAGCAATGCCTCATAACGTATATGAAAACTCCTCCATTTCACG GAGGGAAAAAGTGTCCTGGTTGCGGTCAAAGAGTTTATCATGATAAGTGGGCTGTCAGTGAACGACTAGCGGAAGACCGTTGGGCACACGAACAGGCCCGAGTTCGTGAACTGGCAGAGGTTGCTGATTTCTTTGAATAA
- the LOC124181231 gene encoding vacuolar protein-sorting-associated protein 36 produces the protein MNRFEYAEARLQANEAFLKREKAVKLYDGDTKTSFEGGELVLTNYRILWGRPGEIPRGLTCLSLSLRYIVYFEEETPGPFSFGRSKKIVLHLAEAAVDKMPGPVNYSVNNFVKLSFKEGVDPNFISYIADAVTKRAWELVTSVPMPQSPTSSAESSSSRQLPMIKTRTGIVGIERSLQERQKATDESISMAFQDLQKLMGMAKDMVSISKTISNKIREKQGDITEDETVRFKSYLMSLGIDDPVTRDAYKSSNEYFRQLARELSQILEEPLKEVGGMMALTDVYCRVNRARGLELLSPEDVLNASRQLAPLRLPVILRTFESGAMVLQLESHNETAIVESVEALLEEKGSITVEELAQSAGISILLARERLIATEKHGKACRDDSIEALRFYPNLFLTQC, from the exons ATGAACAGATTTGAATATGCTGAGGCACGGCTTCAGGCCAACGAGGCGTTCCTTAAACGTGAAAAGGCTGTGAAGCTCTACGACGGAGACACGAAG ACGTCATTTGAGGGTGGTGAACTGGTCCTAACAAATTACAGAATCCTGTGGGGTCGGCCCGGCGAAATTCCGAGAGGCCTTACGTGCCTGTCCCTCTCTCTGCGATATATTGTATACTTTGAGGAGGAAACGCCTGGTCCATTCTCGTTTGGTCGTagtaaaaaaatcgttttacaTCTGGCCGAAGCTGCTGTTG ACAAGATGCCCGGTCCTGTTAATTACAGCGTTAACAATTTTGTTAAGCTATCTTTCAAAGAAGGAGTCGATCCCAATTTTATCAGCTACATTGCTGATGCGGTTACAAAGCGGGCCTGGGAACTTGTTACCTCGGTTCCCATGCCCCAATCGCCTACCTCGAGCGCCGAGTCAAGCAGTTCGCGACAATTGCCAATGATCAAAACAAGGACTGGAATTGTTGGAATAGAACGAAGCCTTCAAGAGCGACAGAAAGCTACCGATGAAAGCATATCTATGGCCTTTCAGGACCTCCAAAAGCTCATGGGAATGGCCAAGGACATGGTCTCCATTTCAAAGACCATATCCAATAAAATACGG GAAAAACAAGGTGACATAACCGAGGATGAAACGGTCAGGTTTAAGTCGTACCTCATGAGCTTAGGCATAGATGACCCTGTCACGAGAGACGCGTACAAGAGTAGTAACGAGTATTTCAGACAGTTAGCTAGAGAGTTGTCACAAATATTAGAGGAGCCATTGAAG GAAGTTGGTGGCATGATGGCACTGACAGACGTTTATTGTAGAGTCAACAGAGCAAGAGGTCTGGAACTTTTATCTCCCGAGGATGTGCTGAATGCAAGCAGACAATTGGCTCCACTTCGATTGCCAGTTATCCTCAGAACTTTTGAGAGCGGAGCAATGGTCCTGCAGCTGGAATCTCATAACGAGACTGCCATTGTTGAATCTGTGGAAGCATTG cTGGAAGAGAAGGGATCGATAACTGTCGAGGAGCTCGCTCAGTCTGCAGGAATATCAATTCTGTTGGCACGCGAGAGGCTGATCGCCACAGAGAAACACGGAAAAGCCTGTAGAGACGATTCTATAGAGGCTTTGAGGTTTTATCCAAATCTTTTTCTCACTCAGTGTTGA
- the LOC124181227 gene encoding bestrophin-2 isoform X3, which yields MTVTYTAEVATCRGFGCFIKLLLRYVCVCLTLVLTNISPRVKKRFPTLEHFVDAGLLLENELSIFQSLNAKFPKPGKHWLPIVWASSIVTRARKEGRVRDDFAVKTLIDELNKFRGNAGRLIHYDMISVPLVYTQVVTLAVYSYFLTCIMGRQWTGDLSAEAIDLYFPFFTTLEFLFYMGWLKVAETLINPFGEDDDDFEVNWIIDRNLQVSYLIVDEMHHEHPELIRDQYWDEVFPMELPYTAAAQPFREEHPESSTAGIQLSAAQQELQPSSVRIEDLAPEYNTKFHNDLADDAASGIHFTAGGKMSRSGSRVSTRERRFSGGSTPSNIGGSLTRVNSVTNVLRRLFSREDRPDGNKVNDDTRTPGKIPNSNSTASLQQSRFAGGGSMRIGVIEEVDEQMTMTSMRPETRPHVQSIFPQGAPPPSAPMNVPGTVSPMNGRNGGEILSTSAPAAAIRLPSAPRTQRSTQSARSSAAFESAPGFEMGPVIDIDNISMSSTSTMNSDDEFLKLKTEREKQRREKAVLKLARSISAQTQINHGGNLNASDSEALLTELTQSSRISIRPRNDNNTDHV from the exons ATGACTGTCACCTACACAGCGGAAGTTGCAACCTGTCGCGGATTTGGATGCTTCATCAAACTTTTGCTCAG ATACGTCTGCGTTTGCTTGACTTTAGTGCTTACCAACATATCGCCTAGAGTTAAAAAGCGATTTCCAACATTGGAACACTTTGTTGACGCTGGTTTACTGCTCGAAAATGAATTGTCGATATTCCAAAGCCTTAACGCCAAGTTTCCAAAGCCTGGCAAACACTGGTTACCTATAGTATGGGCCTCAAGCATCGTTACTCGTGCTCGAAAAGAGGGCAGAGTGCGTGATGATTTTGCTGTGAAAACTTTGATCGACGAGTTAAACAAGTTTCGAGGAAACGCCGGAAGGCTCATACATTATGACATGATCAGTGTGCCTCTGGTCTACACTCAAGTCGTCACACTGGCAGTATACTCATACTTTTTGACCTGTATCATGGGAAGGCAATGGACAGGTGATTTGTCGGCGGAAGCAATTGACTTGTATTTTCCCTTCTTCACGACTCTTGAATTTCTATTCTACATGGGGTGGTTGAAAGTGGCCGAAACTTTGATAAATCCTTTTGGcgaggacgacgacgacttTGAAGTTAACTGGATAATAGACAGAAATTTACAG GTGAGCTATCTGATTGTCGATGAAATGCATCACGAACATCCGGAACTTATTCGCGATCAATATTGGGATGAAGTATTCCCAATGGAATTGCCCTACACAGCGGCTGCACAGCCTTTCCGAGAAGAACATCCCGAGTCTTCAACCGCCGGTATTCAACTCTCCGCTGCTCAGCAAGAATTGCAGCCATCATCGGTCAGGATTGAAGATCTGGCACCGGAGTACAATACCAAATTTCACAATGATCTAGCAGACGACGCTGCATCGGGTATACACTTTACTGCAGGTGGAAAAATGTCAAG AAGTGGAAGCAGAGTCAGTACCAGAGAGCGCAGATTCAGCGGGGGATCAACACCTAGTAATATTGGCGGTTCGCTCACGAGAGTAAACAGCGTAACTAACGTTCTACGGAGGCTTTTCAGTAGGGAAGATAGACCCGACGGTAATAAAGTAAACGACGATACCAGGACACCaggaaaaattccaaattcaaaCTCAACAGCTTCTTTGCAGCAGTCTCGATTTGCCG GTGGCGGATCGATGAGAATTGGAGTAATCGAGGAGGTTGATGAACAGATGACCATGACGTCGATGCGGCCGGAGACTAGGCCTCACGTTCAAAGCATTTTCCCGCAGGGCGCACCACCTCCTTCTGCTCCTATGAACGTCCCGGGAACAGTTTCCCCAATGAATGGTCGAAATGGTGGCGAAATTCTATCAACGAGCGCGCCTGCTGCGGCGATCAGACTTCCCAGTGCGCCAAG AACCCAACGCAGTACGCAATCGGCTCGATCAAGTGCTGCCTTCGAGTCTGCCCCAGGCTTTGAGATGGGACCTGTGATCGATATAGATAATATTAGCATGAGTAGTACAAGCACGATGAATTCGgatgacgaatttttaaagCTTAAAACTGAAAGGGAGAAACAACGGCGGGAAAAAGCGGTTTTAAAGCTTGCACGAAGCATTAGCGCCCAGACGCAGATAAATCACGGTGGAAATCTTAATGCGAGCGATTCAGAGGCTCTTTTAACGGAGCTCACACAGTCCTCTCGTATTTCGATTAGGCCTAGGAACGATAATAACACCGATCACGTTTAG
- the LOC124181227 gene encoding bestrophin-4 isoform X1: MTVTYTAEVATCRGFGCFIKLLLRWRASVYKLVWFDLAAFLILNYAITGIHRFLLDDVQKGHFKAVVEYCKAYSDKIPLSFVLGFYVSIVMTRWWNQYMIIPWPDSIAVFVSATIHGQDERGRLMRRTIVRYVCVCLTLVLTNISPRVKKRFPTLEHFVDAGLLLENELSIFQSLNAKFPKPGKHWLPIVWASSIVTRARKEGRVRDDFAVKTLIDELNKFRGNAGRLIHYDMISVPLVYTQVVTLAVYSYFLTCIMGRQWTGDLSAEAIDLYFPFFTTLEFLFYMGWLKVAETLINPFGEDDDDFEVNWIIDRNLQVSYLIVDEMHHEHPELIRDQYWDEVFPMELPYTAAAQPFREEHPESSTAGIQLSAAQQELQPSSVRIEDLAPEYNTKFHNDLADDAASGIHFTAGGKMSRSGSRVSTRERRFSGGSTPSNIGGSLTRVNSVTNVLRRLFSREDRPDGNKVNDDTRTPGKIPNSNSTASLQQSRFAGGGSMRIGVIEEVDEQMTMTSMRPETRPHVQSIFPQGAPPPSAPMNVPGTVSPMNGRNGGEILSTSAPAAAIRLPSAPRTQRSTQSARSSAAFESAPGFEMGPVIDIDNISMSSTSTMNSDDEFLKLKTEREKQRREKAVLKLARSISAQTQINHGGNLNASDSEALLTELTQSSRISIRPRNDNNTDHV, encoded by the exons ATGACTGTCACCTACACAGCGGAAGTTGCAACCTGTCGCGGATTTGGATGCTTCATCAAACTTTTGCTCAG ATGGCGAGCCAGCGTTTACAAATTGGTGTGGTTCGACTTAGCTGCTTTTTTAATACTGAACTATGCTATTACGGGCATACATCGTTTTCTCCTGGATGACGTGCAAAAAGGACACTTTAAGGCAGTTGTCGAGTATTGCAAGGCGTACAGCGACAAAATTCCACTGTCTTTTGTACTCGGTTTCTACGTCAGTATCGTCATGACCAGGTGGTGGAATCAGTACATGATTATTCCTTGGCCCGACTCTATTGCAGTTTTTGTTTCTGCAACTATTCACGGCCAAGATGAACGCGGAAGACTTATGCGGCGTACCATTGTGAG ATACGTCTGCGTTTGCTTGACTTTAGTGCTTACCAACATATCGCCTAGAGTTAAAAAGCGATTTCCAACATTGGAACACTTTGTTGACGCTGGTTTACTGCTCGAAAATGAATTGTCGATATTCCAAAGCCTTAACGCCAAGTTTCCAAAGCCTGGCAAACACTGGTTACCTATAGTATGGGCCTCAAGCATCGTTACTCGTGCTCGAAAAGAGGGCAGAGTGCGTGATGATTTTGCTGTGAAAACTTTGATCGACGAGTTAAACAAGTTTCGAGGAAACGCCGGAAGGCTCATACATTATGACATGATCAGTGTGCCTCTGGTCTACACTCAAGTCGTCACACTGGCAGTATACTCATACTTTTTGACCTGTATCATGGGAAGGCAATGGACAGGTGATTTGTCGGCGGAAGCAATTGACTTGTATTTTCCCTTCTTCACGACTCTTGAATTTCTATTCTACATGGGGTGGTTGAAAGTGGCCGAAACTTTGATAAATCCTTTTGGcgaggacgacgacgacttTGAAGTTAACTGGATAATAGACAGAAATTTACAG GTGAGCTATCTGATTGTCGATGAAATGCATCACGAACATCCGGAACTTATTCGCGATCAATATTGGGATGAAGTATTCCCAATGGAATTGCCCTACACAGCGGCTGCACAGCCTTTCCGAGAAGAACATCCCGAGTCTTCAACCGCCGGTATTCAACTCTCCGCTGCTCAGCAAGAATTGCAGCCATCATCGGTCAGGATTGAAGATCTGGCACCGGAGTACAATACCAAATTTCACAATGATCTAGCAGACGACGCTGCATCGGGTATACACTTTACTGCAGGTGGAAAAATGTCAAG AAGTGGAAGCAGAGTCAGTACCAGAGAGCGCAGATTCAGCGGGGGATCAACACCTAGTAATATTGGCGGTTCGCTCACGAGAGTAAACAGCGTAACTAACGTTCTACGGAGGCTTTTCAGTAGGGAAGATAGACCCGACGGTAATAAAGTAAACGACGATACCAGGACACCaggaaaaattccaaattcaaaCTCAACAGCTTCTTTGCAGCAGTCTCGATTTGCCG GTGGCGGATCGATGAGAATTGGAGTAATCGAGGAGGTTGATGAACAGATGACCATGACGTCGATGCGGCCGGAGACTAGGCCTCACGTTCAAAGCATTTTCCCGCAGGGCGCACCACCTCCTTCTGCTCCTATGAACGTCCCGGGAACAGTTTCCCCAATGAATGGTCGAAATGGTGGCGAAATTCTATCAACGAGCGCGCCTGCTGCGGCGATCAGACTTCCCAGTGCGCCAAG AACCCAACGCAGTACGCAATCGGCTCGATCAAGTGCTGCCTTCGAGTCTGCCCCAGGCTTTGAGATGGGACCTGTGATCGATATAGATAATATTAGCATGAGTAGTACAAGCACGATGAATTCGgatgacgaatttttaaagCTTAAAACTGAAAGGGAGAAACAACGGCGGGAAAAAGCGGTTTTAAAGCTTGCACGAAGCATTAGCGCCCAGACGCAGATAAATCACGGTGGAAATCTTAATGCGAGCGATTCAGAGGCTCTTTTAACGGAGCTCACACAGTCCTCTCGTATTTCGATTAGGCCTAGGAACGATAATAACACCGATCACGTTTAG
- the LOC124181227 gene encoding bestrophin-2 isoform X2: MTRWWNQYMIIPWPDSIAVFVSATIHGQDERGRLMRRTIVRYVCVCLTLVLTNISPRVKKRFPTLEHFVDAGLLLENELSIFQSLNAKFPKPGKHWLPIVWASSIVTRARKEGRVRDDFAVKTLIDELNKFRGNAGRLIHYDMISVPLVYTQVVTLAVYSYFLTCIMGRQWTGDLSAEAIDLYFPFFTTLEFLFYMGWLKVAETLINPFGEDDDDFEVNWIIDRNLQVSYLIVDEMHHEHPELIRDQYWDEVFPMELPYTAAAQPFREEHPESSTAGIQLSAAQQELQPSSVRIEDLAPEYNTKFHNDLADDAASGIHFTAGGKMSRSGSRVSTRERRFSGGSTPSNIGGSLTRVNSVTNVLRRLFSREDRPDGNKVNDDTRTPGKIPNSNSTASLQQSRFAGGGSMRIGVIEEVDEQMTMTSMRPETRPHVQSIFPQGAPPPSAPMNVPGTVSPMNGRNGGEILSTSAPAAAIRLPSAPRTQRSTQSARSSAAFESAPGFEMGPVIDIDNISMSSTSTMNSDDEFLKLKTEREKQRREKAVLKLARSISAQTQINHGGNLNASDSEALLTELTQSSRISIRPRNDNNTDHV; encoded by the exons ATGACCAGGTGGTGGAATCAGTACATGATTATTCCTTGGCCCGACTCTATTGCAGTTTTTGTTTCTGCAACTATTCACGGCCAAGATGAACGCGGAAGACTTATGCGGCGTACCATTGTGAG ATACGTCTGCGTTTGCTTGACTTTAGTGCTTACCAACATATCGCCTAGAGTTAAAAAGCGATTTCCAACATTGGAACACTTTGTTGACGCTGGTTTACTGCTCGAAAATGAATTGTCGATATTCCAAAGCCTTAACGCCAAGTTTCCAAAGCCTGGCAAACACTGGTTACCTATAGTATGGGCCTCAAGCATCGTTACTCGTGCTCGAAAAGAGGGCAGAGTGCGTGATGATTTTGCTGTGAAAACTTTGATCGACGAGTTAAACAAGTTTCGAGGAAACGCCGGAAGGCTCATACATTATGACATGATCAGTGTGCCTCTGGTCTACACTCAAGTCGTCACACTGGCAGTATACTCATACTTTTTGACCTGTATCATGGGAAGGCAATGGACAGGTGATTTGTCGGCGGAAGCAATTGACTTGTATTTTCCCTTCTTCACGACTCTTGAATTTCTATTCTACATGGGGTGGTTGAAAGTGGCCGAAACTTTGATAAATCCTTTTGGcgaggacgacgacgacttTGAAGTTAACTGGATAATAGACAGAAATTTACAG GTGAGCTATCTGATTGTCGATGAAATGCATCACGAACATCCGGAACTTATTCGCGATCAATATTGGGATGAAGTATTCCCAATGGAATTGCCCTACACAGCGGCTGCACAGCCTTTCCGAGAAGAACATCCCGAGTCTTCAACCGCCGGTATTCAACTCTCCGCTGCTCAGCAAGAATTGCAGCCATCATCGGTCAGGATTGAAGATCTGGCACCGGAGTACAATACCAAATTTCACAATGATCTAGCAGACGACGCTGCATCGGGTATACACTTTACTGCAGGTGGAAAAATGTCAAG AAGTGGAAGCAGAGTCAGTACCAGAGAGCGCAGATTCAGCGGGGGATCAACACCTAGTAATATTGGCGGTTCGCTCACGAGAGTAAACAGCGTAACTAACGTTCTACGGAGGCTTTTCAGTAGGGAAGATAGACCCGACGGTAATAAAGTAAACGACGATACCAGGACACCaggaaaaattccaaattcaaaCTCAACAGCTTCTTTGCAGCAGTCTCGATTTGCCG GTGGCGGATCGATGAGAATTGGAGTAATCGAGGAGGTTGATGAACAGATGACCATGACGTCGATGCGGCCGGAGACTAGGCCTCACGTTCAAAGCATTTTCCCGCAGGGCGCACCACCTCCTTCTGCTCCTATGAACGTCCCGGGAACAGTTTCCCCAATGAATGGTCGAAATGGTGGCGAAATTCTATCAACGAGCGCGCCTGCTGCGGCGATCAGACTTCCCAGTGCGCCAAG AACCCAACGCAGTACGCAATCGGCTCGATCAAGTGCTGCCTTCGAGTCTGCCCCAGGCTTTGAGATGGGACCTGTGATCGATATAGATAATATTAGCATGAGTAGTACAAGCACGATGAATTCGgatgacgaatttttaaagCTTAAAACTGAAAGGGAGAAACAACGGCGGGAAAAAGCGGTTTTAAAGCTTGCACGAAGCATTAGCGCCCAGACGCAGATAAATCACGGTGGAAATCTTAATGCGAGCGATTCAGAGGCTCTTTTAACGGAGCTCACACAGTCCTCTCGTATTTCGATTAGGCCTAGGAACGATAATAACACCGATCACGTTTAG